Proteins encoded within one genomic window of Bemisia tabaci chromosome 2, PGI_BMITA_v3:
- the LOC109042734 gene encoding protein phosphatase 1 regulatory subunit 12B isoform X4, with product MSIETRSSSALFKRAEQLKRWDDSETNREPSSPVNKSKKIKFSLGCVFLAACAAGDKDEVLRLLKLGADIDTANVDGLSALHQACIDDNLEMVEFLVENGADINRGDNEGWTPLHATASCGFISIAKYLIEHGANVAAVNNDGDLPSDIAESSELEELLEQHIEDQGIDRDDARAEERHLMLADAEKWLKSGKIMDEPHPKTGATALHVAAAKGYLDVMVVLLRGGADVNAQDFDGWTPLHAAAHWCQHDACELLVKYFCDIDLKNYVGQTALDVADSETVKLLEELRKKQLLMQRDKQDINKFINRRSATSPKRRSSISRLSVADKTSLLKDKDLSAERQTLDQRISAVEEEQPADKVPKVELEIEPEDSSTASEDSRIENKNKINKERKSRKSSSPELNKPVPNNPAPTSPPSIENDDSNIPSWRRPGSFKNRVSDRNLNLKVGESELPQLITDSWQKRNALEGTQEVSLRRTQSFENDENFRRRYFELRAKINAGNSCPTLHGQTLNSSLTARSSSLKEKHSLRRGTDREDRIPSSQPSSVTTTSLPTTPSSVVNTSPSHATQPIMPRNVIKTITSSTSPTTPTPTYTAPSTPTTPGGTKLSPGNIFKNFFKSFVPPVRDEESETQRKAHAKRVRETRRSTQGVTLEEIKSAEQRLKKRQQQQLHQATQQLNNNSDQFMLEDARSDQATNQRPSSNPAETTAETTVTLPLRRPNKPLEDKEQDKENDCRNAQATQAVIQRRRRPKRRSTGVVQLDMDEIDPDRQDRHAGCVGGDSDNYANDESGSERLSQYSTTSGGGDSLAQSRSTAPSKITNENGELDYKKLYEESQAENALLREKLRKTEEELNQIKSQPDKSTSGRNTMTELEKRERRTMERKLSEMEEELKQMELLKTENQRLKDENGALIRVISKLSK from the exons GCGTGCATCGATGACAATTTGGAGATGGTGGAGTTCCTGGTCGAAAACGGGGCCGACATCAACCGAGGCGACAACGAGGGCTGGACCCCCCTCCACGCCACCGCCTCCTGTGGCTTTATCAGTATAGCAAA gtaCTTGATTGAACATGGTGCAAATGTAGCAGCTGTAAATAATGATGGGGATTTACCATCTGACATTGCTGAGTCTAGCGAACTGGAAGAACTTCTTGAACAGCACATTGAAGATCAAG GCATTGATAGAGATGATGCTCGAGCAGAAGAAAGGCATTTAATGTTGGCAGATGCCgaaaaatggctcaaaagtGGCAAAATTATGGACGAACCGCATCCTAAGACTGGAGCCACTGCCTTACATGTTGCTGCTGCCAAAGGATACTTAGACGTCATGGT AGTACTATTAAGAGGGGGTGCTGATGTGAATGCTCAAGACTTTGATGGCTGGACACCACTGCATGCAGCAGCCCATTGGTGTCAACATGATGCTTGTGAACTTTTAGTGAAATATTTCTGTGATATTGACCTTAAAAATTATGTT gggcAAACTGCCTTAGATGTAGCTGACTCTGAAACTGTTAAATTATTAGAAGAATTAAGAAAGAAGCAATTGTTGATGCAGCGTGATAAACAAGACATCAACAAATTTATCAACAGGCGTTCTGCCACATCACCAAAAAGAAG GTCTTCAATCAGCAGGCTTTCCGTTGCCGACAAGACGTCCCTTCTCAAGGACAAGGATCTGAGTGCGGAGCGACAGACTCTTGACCAGCGCATATCAGCCGTTGAAGAGGAGCAACCCGCTGATAAAGTACCCAAAGTTGAGCTGGAGATAGAGCCAGAAGATAGCAGCACCGCTAGTGAAGATAGTAGAATTG aaaataaaaataaaattaataaagaaCGAAAATCTAGAAAATCATCCTCCCCTGAGCTCAATAAACCAGTTCCTAATAATCCG GCACCAACCTCACCACCCTCCATTGAGAACGATGACTCAAATATTCCCTCATGGAGGAGACCTGGATCTTTCAAAAACAGAGTTAGCGACAGAAATCTTAATCTTA aAGTGGGAGAGTCAGAACTGCCTCAGCTTATAACAGACTCATGGCAGAAGCGAAACGCTCTAGAAGGGACGCAAGAGGTCTCACTGCGGAGAACTCAGAGTTTCGAGAACGATGAAAA TTTCCGAAGGCGGTATTTCGAGCTCCGAGCAAAAATCAACGCTGGCAACTCATGTCCGACGCTCCACGGTCAAACGCTTAACTCTTCACTTACAGCTAGGTCTTCATCCcttaaggaaaaacattctCTAAG ACGAGGCACAGATCGGGAAGATCGCATACCAAGTAGTCAGCCCTCAAGTGTTACCACAACAAGTCTGCCTACTACGCCATCGTCTGTTGTAAACACGAGTCCATCCCATGCTACGCAGCCAATCATGCCCCGCAA tGTAATTAAGACGATTACGAGTAGCACTTCTCCGACTACTCCTACTCCCACGTACACGGCTCCAAGCACCCCAACCACACCAGGTGGAACCAAGTTGAGTCCTGGaaatatcttcaaaaatttcttcaa gTCCTTTGTTCCTCCGGTTCGTGATGAAGAGTCTGAGACTCAAAGGAAGGCGCATGCGAAGAGGGTGAGGGAAACAAGGCGGTCAACGCAAGGTGTTACCCTAGAAGAAATCAAATCAGCTGAGCAGAGGCTGAAAAAACGGCAACAGCAACAGTTGCATCAGGCAACGCAACAACTTAATAATAATAGTGATCAG TTTATGTTAGAAGACGCACGGTCAGACCAAGCAACAAATCAAAGACCCTCTAGTAATCCAGCAGAAACAACTGCAGAGACTACTGTCACACTGCCTCTCCGAAGACCTAACAAACCTCTAGAAGATAAAG AACAAGATAAGGAAAATGACTGCAGAAATGCCCAAGCTACGCAAGCCGTTATTCAGAGACGGAGAAGGCCCAAGCGAAGATCAACGGGTGTTGTGCAACTAGATATGGAT GAAATTGACCCTGACCGGCAGGATCGGCATGCAGGTTGTGTTGGAGGGGACTCAGATAACTACGCCAATGATGAG AGTGGAAGTGAAAGACTATCTCAATATAGCACGACATCTGGTGGTGGAGACTCCTTAGCGCAGAGTAGATCAACAGCACCTTCAAAAATCACTAATGAAAATGGTGAACTAGATTATAAAAAG tTGTATGAAGAATCGCAAGCTGAAAATGCGTTATTAAGAGAAAAACTTAGGAAAACCGAAGAAGAACTCAATCAAATCAAATCTCAACCAGACAAAAGT ACGTCTGGAAGGAATACAATGACTGAACTAGAAAAACGAGAAAGGAGAACGATGGAACGAAAACTTTCAGAAATGGAAGAAGAACTTAAG CAAATGGAGCTCCTGAAGACCGAGAATCAAAGATTAAAGGACGAAAATGGAGCACTAATCAGAGTGATAAGCAAACTGTCGAAGTGA
- the LOC109042734 gene encoding protein phosphatase 1 regulatory subunit 12C isoform X6 — translation MSIETRSSSALFKRAEQLKRWDDSETNREPSSPVNKSKKIKFSLGCVFLAACAAGDKDEVLRLLKLGADIDTANVDGLSALHQACIDDNLEMVEFLVENGADINRGDNEGWTPLHATASCGFISIAKYLIEHGANVAAVNNDGDLPSDIAESSELEELLEQHIEDQGIDRDDARAEERHLMLADAEKWLKSGKIMDEPHPKTGATALHVAAAKGYLDVMVVLLRGGADVNAQDFDGWTPLHAAAHWCQHDACELLVKYFCDIDLKNYVGQTALDVADSETVKLLEELRKKQLLMQRDKQDINKFINRRSATSPKRRSSISRLSVADKTSLLKDKDLSAERQTLDQRISAVEEEQPADKVPKVELEIEPEDSSTASEDSRIENKNKINKERKSRKSSSPELNKPVPNNPAPTSPPSIENDDSNIPSWRRPGSFKNRVSDRNLNLKVGESELPQLITDSWQKRNALEGTQEVSLRRTQSFENDENFRRRYFELRAKINAGNSCPTLHGQTLNSSLTARSSSLKEKHSLRRGTDREDRIPSSQPSSVTTTSLPTTPSSVVNTSPSHATQPIMPRKSFVPPVRDEESETQRKAHAKRVRETRRSTQGVTLEEIKSAEQRLKKRQQQQLHQATQQLNNNSDQFMLEDARSDQATNQRPSSNPAETTAETTVTLPLRRPNKPLEDKEQDKENDCRNAQATQAVIQRRRRPKRRSTGVVQLDMDEIDPDRQDRHAGCVGGDSDNYANDESGSERLSQYSTTSGGGDSLAQSRSTAPSKITNENGELDYKKLYEESQAENALLREKLRKTEEELNQIKSQPDKSTSGRNTMTELEKRERRTMERKLSEMEEELKQFQKLKAENERLRAENRTLTRVVTKLTASANALK, via the exons GCGTGCATCGATGACAATTTGGAGATGGTGGAGTTCCTGGTCGAAAACGGGGCCGACATCAACCGAGGCGACAACGAGGGCTGGACCCCCCTCCACGCCACCGCCTCCTGTGGCTTTATCAGTATAGCAAA gtaCTTGATTGAACATGGTGCAAATGTAGCAGCTGTAAATAATGATGGGGATTTACCATCTGACATTGCTGAGTCTAGCGAACTGGAAGAACTTCTTGAACAGCACATTGAAGATCAAG GCATTGATAGAGATGATGCTCGAGCAGAAGAAAGGCATTTAATGTTGGCAGATGCCgaaaaatggctcaaaagtGGCAAAATTATGGACGAACCGCATCCTAAGACTGGAGCCACTGCCTTACATGTTGCTGCTGCCAAAGGATACTTAGACGTCATGGT AGTACTATTAAGAGGGGGTGCTGATGTGAATGCTCAAGACTTTGATGGCTGGACACCACTGCATGCAGCAGCCCATTGGTGTCAACATGATGCTTGTGAACTTTTAGTGAAATATTTCTGTGATATTGACCTTAAAAATTATGTT gggcAAACTGCCTTAGATGTAGCTGACTCTGAAACTGTTAAATTATTAGAAGAATTAAGAAAGAAGCAATTGTTGATGCAGCGTGATAAACAAGACATCAACAAATTTATCAACAGGCGTTCTGCCACATCACCAAAAAGAAG GTCTTCAATCAGCAGGCTTTCCGTTGCCGACAAGACGTCCCTTCTCAAGGACAAGGATCTGAGTGCGGAGCGACAGACTCTTGACCAGCGCATATCAGCCGTTGAAGAGGAGCAACCCGCTGATAAAGTACCCAAAGTTGAGCTGGAGATAGAGCCAGAAGATAGCAGCACCGCTAGTGAAGATAGTAGAATTG aaaataaaaataaaattaataaagaaCGAAAATCTAGAAAATCATCCTCCCCTGAGCTCAATAAACCAGTTCCTAATAATCCG GCACCAACCTCACCACCCTCCATTGAGAACGATGACTCAAATATTCCCTCATGGAGGAGACCTGGATCTTTCAAAAACAGAGTTAGCGACAGAAATCTTAATCTTA aAGTGGGAGAGTCAGAACTGCCTCAGCTTATAACAGACTCATGGCAGAAGCGAAACGCTCTAGAAGGGACGCAAGAGGTCTCACTGCGGAGAACTCAGAGTTTCGAGAACGATGAAAA TTTCCGAAGGCGGTATTTCGAGCTCCGAGCAAAAATCAACGCTGGCAACTCATGTCCGACGCTCCACGGTCAAACGCTTAACTCTTCACTTACAGCTAGGTCTTCATCCcttaaggaaaaacattctCTAAG ACGAGGCACAGATCGGGAAGATCGCATACCAAGTAGTCAGCCCTCAAGTGTTACCACAACAAGTCTGCCTACTACGCCATCGTCTGTTGTAAACACGAGTCCATCCCATGCTACGCAGCCAATCATGCCCCGCAA gTCCTTTGTTCCTCCGGTTCGTGATGAAGAGTCTGAGACTCAAAGGAAGGCGCATGCGAAGAGGGTGAGGGAAACAAGGCGGTCAACGCAAGGTGTTACCCTAGAAGAAATCAAATCAGCTGAGCAGAGGCTGAAAAAACGGCAACAGCAACAGTTGCATCAGGCAACGCAACAACTTAATAATAATAGTGATCAG TTTATGTTAGAAGACGCACGGTCAGACCAAGCAACAAATCAAAGACCCTCTAGTAATCCAGCAGAAACAACTGCAGAGACTACTGTCACACTGCCTCTCCGAAGACCTAACAAACCTCTAGAAGATAAAG AACAAGATAAGGAAAATGACTGCAGAAATGCCCAAGCTACGCAAGCCGTTATTCAGAGACGGAGAAGGCCCAAGCGAAGATCAACGGGTGTTGTGCAACTAGATATGGAT GAAATTGACCCTGACCGGCAGGATCGGCATGCAGGTTGTGTTGGAGGGGACTCAGATAACTACGCCAATGATGAG AGTGGAAGTGAAAGACTATCTCAATATAGCACGACATCTGGTGGTGGAGACTCCTTAGCGCAGAGTAGATCAACAGCACCTTCAAAAATCACTAATGAAAATGGTGAACTAGATTATAAAAAG tTGTATGAAGAATCGCAAGCTGAAAATGCGTTATTAAGAGAAAAACTTAGGAAAACCGAAGAAGAACTCAATCAAATCAAATCTCAACCAGACAAAAGT ACGTCTGGAAGGAATACAATGACTGAACTAGAAAAACGAGAAAGGAGAACGATGGAACGAAAACTTTCAGAAATGGAAGAAGAACTTAAG caatttcaaaaacttaaagctGAGAATGAGAGACTGCGAGCAGAAAACCGAACATTGACTCGGGTTGTGACTAAACTGACAGCCTCTGCAAATGCTCTAAAATAG
- the LOC109042734 gene encoding protein phosphatase 1 regulatory subunit 12C isoform X7 has translation MSIETRSSSALFKRAEQLKRWDDSETNREPSSPVNKSKKIKFSLGCVFLAACAAGDKDEVLRLLKLGADIDTANVDGLSALHQACIDDNLEMVEFLVENGADINRGDNEGWTPLHATASCGFISIAKYLIEHGANVAAVNNDGDLPSDIAESSELEELLEQHIEDQGIDRDDARAEERHLMLADAEKWLKSGKIMDEPHPKTGATALHVAAAKGYLDVMVVLLRGGADVNAQDFDGWTPLHAAAHWCQHDACELLVKYFCDIDLKNYVGQTALDVADSETVKLLEELRKKQLLMQRDKQDINKFINRRSATSPKRRSSISRLSVADKTSLLKDKDLSAERQTLDQRISAVEEEQPADKVPKVELEIEPEDSSTASEDSRIENKNKINKERKSRKSSSPELNKPVPNNPAPTSPPSIENDDSNIPSWRRPGSFKNRVSDRNLNLKVGESELPQLITDSWQKRNALEGTQEVSLRRTQSFENDEKRGTDREDRIPSSQPSSVTTTSLPTTPSSVVNTSPSHATQPIMPRNVIKTITSSTSPTTPTPTYTAPSTPTTPGGTKLSPGNIFKNFFKSFVPPVRDEESETQRKAHAKRVRETRRSTQGVTLEEIKSAEQRLKKRQQQQLHQATQQLNNNSDQFMLEDARSDQATNQRPSSNPAETTAETTVTLPLRRPNKPLEDKEQDKENDCRNAQATQAVIQRRRRPKRRSTGVVQLDMDEIDPDRQDRHAGCVGGDSDNYANDESGSERLSQYSTTSGGGDSLAQSRSTAPSKITNENGELDYKKLYEESQAENALLREKLRKTEEELNQIKSQPDKSTSGRNTMTELEKRERRTMERKLSEMEEELKQFQKLKAENERLRAENRTLTRVVTKLTASANALK, from the exons GCGTGCATCGATGACAATTTGGAGATGGTGGAGTTCCTGGTCGAAAACGGGGCCGACATCAACCGAGGCGACAACGAGGGCTGGACCCCCCTCCACGCCACCGCCTCCTGTGGCTTTATCAGTATAGCAAA gtaCTTGATTGAACATGGTGCAAATGTAGCAGCTGTAAATAATGATGGGGATTTACCATCTGACATTGCTGAGTCTAGCGAACTGGAAGAACTTCTTGAACAGCACATTGAAGATCAAG GCATTGATAGAGATGATGCTCGAGCAGAAGAAAGGCATTTAATGTTGGCAGATGCCgaaaaatggctcaaaagtGGCAAAATTATGGACGAACCGCATCCTAAGACTGGAGCCACTGCCTTACATGTTGCTGCTGCCAAAGGATACTTAGACGTCATGGT AGTACTATTAAGAGGGGGTGCTGATGTGAATGCTCAAGACTTTGATGGCTGGACACCACTGCATGCAGCAGCCCATTGGTGTCAACATGATGCTTGTGAACTTTTAGTGAAATATTTCTGTGATATTGACCTTAAAAATTATGTT gggcAAACTGCCTTAGATGTAGCTGACTCTGAAACTGTTAAATTATTAGAAGAATTAAGAAAGAAGCAATTGTTGATGCAGCGTGATAAACAAGACATCAACAAATTTATCAACAGGCGTTCTGCCACATCACCAAAAAGAAG GTCTTCAATCAGCAGGCTTTCCGTTGCCGACAAGACGTCCCTTCTCAAGGACAAGGATCTGAGTGCGGAGCGACAGACTCTTGACCAGCGCATATCAGCCGTTGAAGAGGAGCAACCCGCTGATAAAGTACCCAAAGTTGAGCTGGAGATAGAGCCAGAAGATAGCAGCACCGCTAGTGAAGATAGTAGAATTG aaaataaaaataaaattaataaagaaCGAAAATCTAGAAAATCATCCTCCCCTGAGCTCAATAAACCAGTTCCTAATAATCCG GCACCAACCTCACCACCCTCCATTGAGAACGATGACTCAAATATTCCCTCATGGAGGAGACCTGGATCTTTCAAAAACAGAGTTAGCGACAGAAATCTTAATCTTA aAGTGGGAGAGTCAGAACTGCCTCAGCTTATAACAGACTCATGGCAGAAGCGAAACGCTCTAGAAGGGACGCAAGAGGTCTCACTGCGGAGAACTCAGAGTTTCGAGAACGATGAAAA ACGAGGCACAGATCGGGAAGATCGCATACCAAGTAGTCAGCCCTCAAGTGTTACCACAACAAGTCTGCCTACTACGCCATCGTCTGTTGTAAACACGAGTCCATCCCATGCTACGCAGCCAATCATGCCCCGCAA tGTAATTAAGACGATTACGAGTAGCACTTCTCCGACTACTCCTACTCCCACGTACACGGCTCCAAGCACCCCAACCACACCAGGTGGAACCAAGTTGAGTCCTGGaaatatcttcaaaaatttcttcaa gTCCTTTGTTCCTCCGGTTCGTGATGAAGAGTCTGAGACTCAAAGGAAGGCGCATGCGAAGAGGGTGAGGGAAACAAGGCGGTCAACGCAAGGTGTTACCCTAGAAGAAATCAAATCAGCTGAGCAGAGGCTGAAAAAACGGCAACAGCAACAGTTGCATCAGGCAACGCAACAACTTAATAATAATAGTGATCAG TTTATGTTAGAAGACGCACGGTCAGACCAAGCAACAAATCAAAGACCCTCTAGTAATCCAGCAGAAACAACTGCAGAGACTACTGTCACACTGCCTCTCCGAAGACCTAACAAACCTCTAGAAGATAAAG AACAAGATAAGGAAAATGACTGCAGAAATGCCCAAGCTACGCAAGCCGTTATTCAGAGACGGAGAAGGCCCAAGCGAAGATCAACGGGTGTTGTGCAACTAGATATGGAT GAAATTGACCCTGACCGGCAGGATCGGCATGCAGGTTGTGTTGGAGGGGACTCAGATAACTACGCCAATGATGAG AGTGGAAGTGAAAGACTATCTCAATATAGCACGACATCTGGTGGTGGAGACTCCTTAGCGCAGAGTAGATCAACAGCACCTTCAAAAATCACTAATGAAAATGGTGAACTAGATTATAAAAAG tTGTATGAAGAATCGCAAGCTGAAAATGCGTTATTAAGAGAAAAACTTAGGAAAACCGAAGAAGAACTCAATCAAATCAAATCTCAACCAGACAAAAGT ACGTCTGGAAGGAATACAATGACTGAACTAGAAAAACGAGAAAGGAGAACGATGGAACGAAAACTTTCAGAAATGGAAGAAGAACTTAAG caatttcaaaaacttaaagctGAGAATGAGAGACTGCGAGCAGAAAACCGAACATTGACTCGGGTTGTGACTAAACTGACAGCCTCTGCAAATGCTCTAAAATAG